DNA from Gammaproteobacteria bacterium:
CCCTCGCCCTCGAATTCGACCAGCGCGTGCGGGATGCCCTGGTCGCGGAGCGCGGCCGCCATTTGCCGTGACTGTTGCGGCAGCACGATTCGATCATCAAGTCCCTGGAAGAAGATCACGGGCCTGTCGATGCGTTCGGCATTGGCCAGCGGCGAGCGCGCCTGCCAGGTCGCTTCACCTGATGGCATCGGTGCGATCAGCTTGTCGCCGTATCGGGATTCGAACTTTTCCGTGTCGCGCATGGCCGAGACCGGTTCGGCCACGCCGTAGTAGCTGGCAGCCGCGGCAAATTCGTCGCTGGTGACGAGCGCATTCAACAGGGTGAAGCCGCCGGCGCTGGAACCGGACAGCAGGAGCCTCCCGGGATCGGCAAGCCCCTCGGACGCACACCATGCGGCGCCGTTGATGATGTCGGCGACATCGACCTTGCCCCAACCGCCGTACAGCGCCTGGCGGTAGGCGCGGCCATAGCCGGTGCTGCCGCGATAGTTCACGTCGAGCACGGCAAAGCCGCGCGAGGTCCAGTACTGGATCTTCAGGTCGAGCTTGCTGCTGGTTGCGCCGGTCGGTCCGCCATGTGCCTTGATCATCAACGGGGGGCGTTCACCTGCCGGTGCCTCGCAGTGCGAATTCGACGGCGGGTAATAGAAGGCATGGACGGTATCGCCCTCGCTGTCGAAGCTGACGGCGCGCGGTCGACTGAGGCTGCCTGCTGGCAGCTCCAGCGATGCAGGTGCTTTCAAGGTCTGCAGTTCGCCGTCCCGCCAGAGGTAGATGCCGTCACCCTGCGTGCTGTTACCTCCCTGGATGACGATGCTGCCTTGCACCGCGGTCAACTGGTCGATGTGAGTCACCGGCAGGTCGATTGCTTCCAGCTGGCCGCTTTCCAGTTCGAGAATGCCGGCATGCCAGTCGCCGTCGGCGGTCCAGCTGCAAGCGAGCCGTGCACCATCCAGGGCCGCCCAGTTGCGCATGCCGAATACCCAGTGTGGCTGCGCAAATTCCGCATCCTGCGCGTGCACGCATTCGACCTGCTCGGTATCGCTTACGCGATAGAGATTCCACCAGTTGCTCCGATCGCTGACACACAACAGCTCGTTGCCGCACCAGCCGGGTTGCAGGATCGATTCTTCCTTGTCGCCCAACAGGCAACGCCGACGTCCCAGGCTGCCATCGTCGTTCACATCCGCCAGCCACAGGCGCGTATGGTCCCAGGGCATGTCGGGGTGGTTCCAGCTGATCCACGCAAGCTGCCTGCCGTCGTTCGACAGCGCGGGGGTGCTGTGAAAATCGTGGCGATCATCCAGGACCGAGAGCGTCCCATCAGCCAGCGACACGCTTGCCAGCACCGTTGCCGGTTCCTGTCGTTCGCGATCGCGCTCGGCGACGACCAGCAGGCGATCGTGCAGCGCGTCGGGCGTGAGGTCGCCAAAGCGGGTGCCTGGCAGTCGCGTCAGCTGGCGGATGCCGTCGGCATCGATGATGTGAATCTGCTGGTCTTCCTTGTTGACGAAACAGACAGCGTCGCCGATCGCGGCGAACACGCCGCCGCCGTATCCATTGGCACGCGACTGCGCACTGTAGGGTGCGGGCAGCAGGTCGCGGCAGCCATGGTCGGGGTGCCACTCGACAATGACGGAGCGGCCCTGTTCGTCCGGCCGGGATTCCGTCCAGAGCACGCGACCGTCCGGCAGGACGGTTGGCTGGGAAAGGCGAACCGACTTGCCGGCGACCAGTTCGGCAGGCAGGGGAGATGGCCAGCAGCCACAAGGAATTTGCTCTTTGCTCATTCCCGCATGGTAACGGATGAACTGTGCAAGAACGAAGAATCCGTATGGCGCACTGCAGCCTCAGCGCAGCCGGGCTTTCAGTTCGATACGCTTGTTCACTGCATCGGCCGGACGGCCATCCGCCTGGTAACTCAGTTCGTGGAACAGGGTGTTGCGGTTGCGGTCGACCAGGATGACCGTGCTGGCCCGTGTGCCATAGTTCGGCGTGATGATCTTTGCTGCACCCAGTGGTCTTTCCAGCTCAAGGCCGACACCGGTATCGGGCAGTGTGTTGTCGGGTGGAATGTCGGTGTTGCCCAATGCCGACAGCAGGTGTTCCAGCAAGTTGCTCTCGTCCAGCGAGTCGATGCCTTCCAGCGCGCCGCGCAACATCGTCACCTTCGGCCACTCGGTATCGAGCAGGTGATTCGACAGGGCATGAATGCCCGGTTCGAGCGCTGTGCCGTTGCGCTTTGCAGGCTGGCGGTTCGAGTGGTAGTGGAGTTGCGTGATATCCCCGAACAGCAAGTTGTAGCCGTTGTAGGCCTGGTCCTCGGCAGCCAGCTCGGCGCTGAACTCGGCCGGCGACATGTCGCGCGTCAGGAAACGATGCACGATGTGGCCGCGGGACTTCGGGTCGTCGACGGCGGTGGCAGGGTCGCGGTAGTTGGTGATCACCGCAAAGCGTCCATCGTTGCGCAGTCCGAGCCAGGCGCCGCCCGCCTGCTTGTCGCGGCCGCCGAAAACGTTGGGTGCATCCTGCCACCAGTGAGCCAGCGCGGTCGGGCGCGCATGCATTTCGTCACGGTTCCCCGCAAAGATGAAAGGGAAGTCGGGATGCTGGTTCTGGGCGACGATCAACAGGCACATGCGAGCAGTCTAGATGCTTTCCAGCCACTGCGCGATAGCCGCCCAGGCCCGCGGTGCGACACCCTGCTTGAAGAAAGGAAAGTGACCGACGCGGTCACGATCTTCGGTCTCGGGTCCGACCGTGTGCACGTCGATCCGGGCGCCGGCATACCAGCTGCGCATCGCGAGGTTGGCGGGCCAGGGTGCGAAACTGTCGTCGCTGATCCAGACGGCCAGCATCGGCACGCGCAGCTTCGCGTAGTTGGCCAGCCGTGCGGGCGCATGCCGACCCTGCAGGTAATCCGGATCCCGTCCCCAGGCGGCCCATTGCCTGGCCACGCCCGCCGGGATGTTCATGCCGATGCCGAACCATGATGAGGGGAAGTAGCCGAGCAGCCGGGAGAGTGCCGGCACGAACACGTGCCAGAGCAGGAAAACGCCGAGCTTCAGGGTTCCCTTGTAGTGACGCCAGTAACCGCTCTGCGAACCGACGGTCAGCATCCCCGCCAGCGCATCGCCATGCCTGTTGAGCCCCATGATCTGGCCGCCCACGGAATGCCCCGCGATGACCAGCTTGTGCTCCGGCCAGTGCCTGCCGGCATGGTCCAGCAGGGCGTTCTGGTCCAGCTCGCCCCAGTCTTCCAGCGTGGCCGTGCAGCCCTGCAGTGTCGGCGGAGCGGAGCCACCCAGTCCGCGATAGTCGTAGACCAGCACGACATGTCCCTGGTCGACCAGGTAGGCAGCGAAGTCCGCATAGAAGCTGCGCTTCACGCCCATGGCGGAGTTGATCACCACGACCGCCTTGCCACTGGCAGCCGCTTCCGGCCGGTACTCGGTGGCGGCCAGGGGGTGACCATCGCTGGCATGAATGACGAGATCCGTTACCTGCATGCAACATCCTTGCAAAGAACCCTGCACGGTCAGGGAAGTGCAATCTCCAGGACCGTGGGTGGCGACAGCGTGCTGGCGGCATCTGCGGGCAGCTGTCCATCGGCATCGAAGCGATTCCAGTGGCTGTTGGCCATTATGTACAACTTGTCATGCGCTACCCGCAGCAAGGTCGGTTCATCAAAATCCGGGTGGTTCATCAACAGCATGTCGACACTCGTGATGCTTTGCGATGCCGAATCGAAGCGCAACCGGACAACGCGTGCCGGCGCAATGCCGTTCTGCACCGCGTACAGGTGCCGGCCATCGGTGGCGAGCCCGTCAATGCCGTAGAGGCTGGCCTGGCTGGCATTGCCGATATCCTGCCGCGCGCCCGTGTGCGGATCGATACTGACCAGTCCGCCACGGTAGTCGGCCACGATCAGGCGTCCGTCCAGCATGACCAGGCCTTGCGGATTGACCCGTTCACCGGCAGGGACCAGCGGCTCGAACTCGGCGTCGCGAAATGCCCAGACGCCGCCGGCTGCATCGCTGACATAGATGCCCGAGTCATCGGCCCACAGGTCGCCAAGAGTTTTTGCCCCCGGCAGGAAATGGCTGTCGAGTTCGCCACTGTCCAGGTCGAAACGGAACAGGCCGGTTGTTGCTTCGGTGTCGACTGCCGGCCCGCCGAATTCCGGAATGTCGCTGGAGACGAACCACAGCTCGCGATCGCGGCGCATCATCCCGAATATGCTCCAGTGTCGACCAGCCGGTTCATGCACGGTACTTGTTCCTTCGGCGGAAATTCGCAGCAACGTCCCGTTGCGAATGCTGCCGATGATGATGTCCTCGCCATCCAGCACGAAGCCTTCCGGCACGGTATCGCCCGGTCCGCCTCGCCGGTAGCGGCGGGCTGCGCCGAAGGGCGCGTCGAGCTGCGACACCATGCGCGCCAGCCGGTCCCGCGCAGCGTCCGGCAGCTCGGCAAAGGCCGGGTTGTCCAGGTCGACGGGGATGTTCATCGCCAGCACCCGGTCGAGGTCGGCAACAGCAGAGCGCATGTCGCCGGCCAGCGCATGTGCCATGGCGCGAATTTCCAGCATGGGCGGATAGTCCGGCCGCGTGGCCAGGGCGCGCTCGGCGGCAGCCTGCATGGCTGGCCAGTCCTCCGACTGGTAGGCCGTGACGACCTCGCGATAGCGTTTGCCGTAATCATCGGCCAGCGCCGGGCCGGTAGCGATCAGCAGGGCCAGCGCGCTGGCCCGCAGTATCGTGCGAGTGGTCATCGTCGATTGCTCCTCAGGTCCGCCAGCGAGTAGAACGTGTCTCGCCAGATGATGCCGCCCCGCATCAGGGCCAGCACCATGGATCTCAGACAGGCATAAACCACGAGAGTTGCACCGATCGGGAAAAGCAGGCCCCAGGCCGGGTTCAGCTTGACCAGCCAGGACAGGATGGCCGCGGTTGCCAGCATGGCCAGCGTGCCGCCGAGCGCGACCAGGCCGGTCGGGGCGGGCCATGCCGCCAGGCCGACAACCGGGCCGAGGCTCAGCAACAGCGTCAGCACCAGCATCACGCTGGCCTTCAGTGGCGAATAATCGAACTGGGCGAACGCATTCTTTTCCAGGCCGTGGATGGTCTCGCCGGCCGTGGTGTACCACTGCACGGCGATGTCGCCGCCGGAAGCGGCATAGCCGGAGCGCAGCCGATGCTGTTTGACCAGCTTGCCCAGCATCAGGTCGTCATCCGGGCGCAGGCGAATCTTCTCCAGCCCGCCGATCGCCAGCAGCGGCTCGCGGCGTACCAGGTTGAAGGCGCCGACCCCCATGTGACTGTCCGAATCCGGATTCGACACATGCCAGGGGCGGGTCATCATCAGGAAGAACACCGAGAAAGCGGGCATCATCAACTGCATCGATGCCCTGGCATTCACGAGTTCGGGAATCGAGGAAAGGTGATCGAACTCCTGGTCGCGCATGTAACCCAGGGCGCGTTGCAGGGATCCTGGCTGGAAGTGCACGTCTGCGTCGGTGAACAGCACGTAGTCGGTCGTCGCTGCTTCGAGGCCTCGCTGCAGCGCATGGTTCTTGCCCAGCCAGCCGGCGGGAAGCCGGTCGACATGAATCACTGACAGGTGCGCATGCTCGACCGCAAGACGATCGAGCAGTTCGCCCGTACCGTCGTCCGAGCGATCGTTGACGGCAATGACTTCGAGCCGGGGGTAGTCCTGCGCCAGCACCGAGCGAATGGCCGGTTCGATGGTGTGAGCTTCGTTGCGGGCCGCGATCACAATCCCGAGCGATGGCAGTTCACCTGCCGGAATGGCCTGCTCCGACAGTCGGGGAATGCGCAAGGAGTGGATTGGAATGACCAGCAGGGTGAGCAGCCAGACCAGGCTGGGGCCGGCCACCAGCACGAACACCAGCCATTCGACGACCGTCGTGGTCACTCGGCCTTGGCCAGTCCGTCGCGCCACTCTTCGAGCAGGCGGCGCGAAATGGAGATGGCCGACGGCAGGACCAGGCTGCCGTCCTCGATGCCCTGGTCGATCTGCTCGCGGGTGAACCAGCGGGCATCCTCAAGCTCGTCGTCGTGCAAGGTGATGTCCTGCTCGCGGGTCGTGCAGTGGAACCCGACCATCAAGGACTGGGGGAACGGCCAGGGTTGCGAGCTGGCGTAGCGAATGGCGTGTACCTTCACGCCGACTTCTTCCATGACCTCGCGACGCACGGCCTGTTCCAGGCTTTCGCCAGCCTCGAGAAACCCGGCGACACAGGAGTACATTCCCTCCGGCCAGTGCGGCTGGCGCCCCAGCAATACCTCTTCGCCCCGGCTGACCGTGACGATCACGGCCGGGTCGACTCGCGGGAACACGGTGTCGTTGTCGCAGGCATGGTTCCTGCAGCGATGCGCGTGGCCAGCCGCCGATACCACGAGTGCTTCGCCGCAGCCGCCACAGTAGCGATGCAATCGGTACCAGTGCGCCAGCGCCAGGCCGTGCGCGAACAATGCGGCATCTTCGGCAGGCAGGGTGCTGGCAATCCCCCGCAGCCCCTGCCAGTGCGTTTCGTCGGCGTCGAGCGTCTCGCCCTGCTCGAGCAGCACCGCGAAGTAGGGTGCGCCGTCGAGCAAGCCGAGGAACCATTTCGTGACCAGCTCCGGCTCGATGTCGCGCAGGCCGCTGTCATCCAGCCAGCCAGCCTGGCCACCGGGCGTCCACCCGAGATCCCCTGCGAGCACGATGGCGCGGCGGTGCAGCGAGCGCCACTGGTCCTCCGCCCAGGCATCATCATCCCGACGCTGGCTGGCCCGATCGAGCTCGGGATGGACCAGCAGGTTGTCGAAAGGCTGCTGGCTGGCTGGTGAATCACTCCGGGCCATGGAAGGTCACCTCCGGTTCCTGTTTCAACTGGCGAGCCACCGGGCAACGGCGAATCGCCTGGCGGGCACGCTGGCGCACGGCTTCATCCACCGTGATGCCCTCGACGGCGACTTGCAAGCGATCGCCCTCGGCCAGGACCTCTACGGCCACGGCAGCGGTATCGAGCTCGAGGCGTTGCAGCAGGTCATGCAGGCTGCGCCAGGCGCAGGCCGCGAGCGCACCGGCAAGCAGCGCGGGCGCGTCGACGGCGCCTGCCGTGTCGCAGTCCAGCCGCTGGCTGCTGCCATCGCCATATATAAGATGTGTGAACTTGCTGTCGCCGCTGGCGCGGACCAGCCGGTCTCGCTTGTGGGGGAGCTCGTTCATGCGGACCTCGTCGGTTCCGTGTCGCTCAGAAGACGCGCGACCTGGGCTTCCACTTGCGGCGCTTGATGAACACCGCATGGTGGCCAAACTCGGCGTAATCCTCTTCCATCTTGATGGCCAGCCACTCGTACCA
Protein-coding regions in this window:
- a CDS encoding NRDE family protein, with the protein product MCLLIVAQNQHPDFPFIFAGNRDEMHARPTALAHWWQDAPNVFGGRDKQAGGAWLGLRNDGRFAVITNYRDPATAVDDPKSRGHIVHRFLTRDMSPAEFSAELAAEDQAYNGYNLLFGDITQLHYHSNRQPAKRNGTALEPGIHALSNHLLDTEWPKVTMLRGALEGIDSLDESNLLEHLLSALGNTDIPPDNTLPDTGVGLELERPLGAAKIITPNYGTRASTVILVDRNRNTLFHELSYQADGRPADAVNKRIELKARLR
- a CDS encoding tetratricopeptide repeat protein, whose product is MTTRTILRASALALLIATGPALADDYGKRYREVVTAYQSEDWPAMQAAAERALATRPDYPPMLEIRAMAHALAGDMRSAVADLDRVLAMNIPVDLDNPAFAELPDAARDRLARMVSQLDAPFGAARRYRRGGPGDTVPEGFVLDGEDIIIGSIRNGTLLRISAEGTSTVHEPAGRHWSIFGMMRRDRELWFVSSDIPEFGGPAVDTEATTGLFRFDLDSGELDSHFLPGAKTLGDLWADDSGIYVSDAAGGVWAFRDAEFEPLVPAGERVNPQGLVMLDGRLIVADYRGGLVSIDPHTGARQDIGNASQASLYGIDGLATDGRHLYAVQNGIAPARVVRLRFDSASQSITSVDMLLMNHPDFDEPTLLRVAHDKLYIMANSHWNRFDADGQLPADAASTLSPPTVLEIALP
- a CDS encoding alpha/beta fold hydrolase; protein product: MQVTDLVIHASDGHPLAATEYRPEAAASGKAVVVINSAMGVKRSFYADFAAYLVDQGHVVLVYDYRGLGGSAPPTLQGCTATLEDWGELDQNALLDHAGRHWPEHKLVIAGHSVGGQIMGLNRHGDALAGMLTVGSQSGYWRHYKGTLKLGVFLLWHVFVPALSRLLGYFPSSWFGIGMNIPAGVARQWAAWGRDPDYLQGRHAPARLANYAKLRVPMLAVWISDDSFAPWPANLAMRSWYAGARIDVHTVGPETEDRDRVGHFPFFKQGVAPRAWAAIAQWLESI
- a CDS encoding glycosyltransferase family 2 protein produces the protein MTTTVVEWLVFVLVAGPSLVWLLTLLVIPIHSLRIPRLSEQAIPAGELPSLGIVIAARNEAHTIEPAIRSVLAQDYPRLEVIAVNDRSDDGTGELLDRLAVEHAHLSVIHVDRLPAGWLGKNHALQRGLEAATTDYVLFTDADVHFQPGSLQRALGYMRDQEFDHLSSIPELVNARASMQLMMPAFSVFFLMMTRPWHVSNPDSDSHMGVGAFNLVRREPLLAIGGLEKIRLRPDDDLMLGKLVKQHRLRSGYAASGGDIAVQWYTTAGETIHGLEKNAFAQFDYSPLKASVMLVLTLLLSLGPVVGLAAWPAPTGLVALGGTLAMLATAAILSWLVKLNPAWGLLFPIGATLVVYACLRSMVLALMRGGIIWRDTFYSLADLRSNRR
- a CDS encoding prolyl oligopeptidase family serine peptidase, with translation MSKEQIPCGCWPSPLPAELVAGKSVRLSQPTVLPDGRVLWTESRPDEQGRSVIVEWHPDHGCRDLLPAPYSAQSRANGYGGGVFAAIGDAVCFVNKEDQQIHIIDADGIRQLTRLPGTRFGDLTPDALHDRLLVVAERDRERQEPATVLASVSLADGTLSVLDDRHDFHSTPALSNDGRQLAWISWNHPDMPWDHTRLWLADVNDDGSLGRRRCLLGDKEESILQPGWCGNELLCVSDRSNWWNLYRVSDTEQVECVHAQDAEFAQPHWVFGMRNWAALDGARLACSWTADGDWHAGILELESGQLEAIDLPVTHIDQLTAVQGSIVIQGGNSTQGDGIYLWRDGELQTLKAPASLELPAGSLSRPRAVSFDSEGDTVHAFYYPPSNSHCEAPAGERPPLMIKAHGGPTGATSSKLDLKIQYWTSRGFAVLDVNYRGSTGYGRAYRQALYGGWGKVDVADIINGAAWCASEGLADPGRLLLSGSSAGGFTLLNALVTSDEFAAAASYYGVAEPVSAMRDTEKFESRYGDKLIAPMPSGEATWQARSPLANAERIDRPVIFFQGLDDRIVLPQQSRQMAAALRDQGIPHALVEFEGEG
- the nudC gene encoding NAD(+) diphosphatase, whose amino-acid sequence is MARSDSPASQQPFDNLLVHPELDRASQRRDDDAWAEDQWRSLHRRAIVLAGDLGWTPGGQAGWLDDSGLRDIEPELVTKWFLGLLDGAPYFAVLLEQGETLDADETHWQGLRGIASTLPAEDAALFAHGLALAHWYRLHRYCGGCGEALVVSAAGHAHRCRNHACDNDTVFPRVDPAVIVTVSRGEEVLLGRQPHWPEGMYSCVAGFLEAGESLEQAVRREVMEEVGVKVHAIRYASSQPWPFPQSLMVGFHCTTREQDITLHDDELEDARWFTREQIDQGIEDGSLVLPSAISISRRLLEEWRDGLAKAE
- a CDS encoding OsmC family protein, giving the protein MNELPHKRDRLVRASGDSKFTHLIYGDGSSQRLDCDTAGAVDAPALLAGALAACAWRSLHDLLQRLELDTAAVAVEVLAEGDRLQVAVEGITVDEAVRQRARQAIRRCPVARQLKQEPEVTFHGPE